A genome region from Paralichthys olivaceus isolate ysfri-2021 chromosome 6, ASM2471397v2, whole genome shotgun sequence includes the following:
- the LOC109644757 gene encoding ADP-ribosylation factor-like protein 8A: protein MIALINKLLDWFKALFWKEEMELTLVGLQYSGKTTFVNVIASGQFSEDMIPTVGFNMRKITKGNVTIKLWDIGGQPRFRSMWERYCRGVSAIVYMVDAADPEKIEASKNELHNLLDKPQLQGIPVLVLGNKRDIPGALDEKELIEKMNLSAIQDREICCYSISCKEKDNIDITLQWLIQHSRTKRSS from the exons ATGATAGCGCTCATCAACAAACTGCTGGACTGGTTCAAGGCGCTGTTCTggaaggaggagatggagctgACCCTGGTGGGGCTGCAGTACTCCGGCAAGACCACCTTCGTCAACGTGATAGCG tcggGGCAGTTTAGTGAAGACATGATTCCCACAGTTGGATTCAACATGAGGAAGATCACTAAAGGCAACGTCACCATCAAG tTGTGGGATATCGGCGGCCAGCCTCGCTTCAGGAGCATGTGGGAGCGTTACTGCCGAGGAGTCAGCGCTATCGT TTACATGGTCGACGCAGCAGATCCAGAGAAAATCGAAGCCTCCAAGAACGAACTCCACAACCTGCTGGACAAACCGCAGCTGCAGGGAATTCCT gttctGGTTCTGGGCAATAAGAGAGACATACCAGGAGCTCTGGATGAGAAAGAGCTCATAGAGAAGAT GAACCTGTCGGCCATCCAGGACAGAGAGATCTGCTGCTACTCCATCTCCTGCAAGGAAAAGGACAACATCG acatcACCCTCCAGTGGTTGATCCAACACTCCCGGACTAAGAGGAGTTCCTGA
- the LOC109644756 gene encoding tyrosine-protein phosphatase non-receptor type 7-like isoform X1, which produces MSAVHAASPPPEEPITPPPMTTTPGKASGRLQERRGSNLSLLLNVSTLGEEPLCSVSTPKEVWLQLLHTSSRPLIHALLQQAAADTDTLNAEYQKIPPNFVKAAELDVPGHTMKDRYKTILPNPESRVILRSSEDEAGPDRYINANYIRGYNGAPRAYIATQGPMVHTVGDFWDMVWQERSSIIVMITRLKENNEKCELYWPQPRDTTSTRVKRVDGNEEEQREEDEDEGKKSQFGRFVLRVKDSQEKDGFTITDMEIQLSSECRTVRHYWFTSWPDHHIPQCTAPVLGLVEEVESYSRSLLPPSSQPITDSVPGPGPIIVHCSAGIGRTGCFIASSISCQQLRETGQVDILETVCQLRLDRGGMIQTTEQYQFLYYTLAQYSSKLQLDQEQNQNQLNPEDSVSIKLRNLHLDNTRHERN; this is translated from the exons ATGTCGGCAGTTCACGCAGCCTCCCCTCCCCCCGAGGAACCGATCACACCCCCACCAATGACCACAACCCCTGGCAAGGCCTCGGGCCGCCTGCAAGAGAG GCGGGGCTCCAATCTGTCGCTGCTACTTAATGTAAGCACGCTTGGGGAGGAGCCTTTGTGCTCTGTCTCCACCCCAAAGGAGGTGTGGCTTCAGCTGCTTCACACCTCCTCCCGACCGCTCATACACGCCCTCCTGCAGCAAGCGGCcgctgacacagacacactgaacgCCGAGTACCAG AAGATCCCTCCGAACTTTGTGAAGGCCGCAGAGCTCGACGTTCCAGGACACACGATGAAGGACAGATACAAGACCATCCTCCCCA ATCCTGAGAGTCGGGTGATTCTGAGGAGCTCAGAGGACGAGGCAGGACCAGACCGCTACATCAACGCCAACTACATCAGG ggtTACAACGGAGCCCCGAGGGCCTACATCGCCACCCAGGGGCCGATGGTGCACACTGTGGGGGACTTCTGGGACATGGTGTGGCAGGAGAGGAGCAGCATCATTGTCATGATCACCAGACTCAAGGAGAACAACGAG AAATGCGAGCTGTACTggcctcagccgagggacacgACGTCGACGAGGGTGAAGAGGGTCGATGGAaatgaggaggagcagagggaagaggatgaagacgaGGGAAAGAAGAGTCAATTCGGCAGATTCGTCCTCAGAGTGAAAGACAGCCAAGAGAAAGATGGGTTCACGATCACCGACATGGAGATCCAG TTATCTTCAGAGTGTCGTACTGTCAGACACTACTGGTTCACTTCTTGGCCCGACCACCACATCCCACAATGCACCGCTCCTGTGTTGgggctggtggaggaggtggagtcgTACAGCAGGTCCCTCCTACCGCCCAGCTCCCAGCCAATCACAGACTCCGTCCCCGGCCCTGGACCAATCATCGTCCACTGCAG tgcAGGTATCGGCAGGACAGGTTGTTTCATAGCGAGCAGCATCAGTTGTCAGCAGCTCAGAGAAACTGGTCAGGTTGACATCCTGGAGACGGTTTGTCAGCTTCGACTCGACAg GGGCGGGATGATCCAAACCACCGAGCAGTACCAGTTCCTGTACTACACTCTGGCCCAGTACAGCTCCAAACTACAGCTGGACCAG gagCAGAATCAGAACCAGCTGAACCCAGAGGACAGCGTCAGCATAAAGCTACGCAACCTCCATCTGGACAACACACGACACGAGAGGAACTGA
- the LOC109644756 gene encoding tyrosine-protein phosphatase non-receptor type 7-like isoform X2 — MSAVHAASPPPEEPITPPPMTTTPGKASGRLQERRGSNLSLLLNVSTLGEEPLCSVSTPKEVWLQLLHTSSRPLIHALLQQAAADTDTLNAEYQGYNGAPRAYIATQGPMVHTVGDFWDMVWQERSSIIVMITRLKENNEKCELYWPQPRDTTSTRVKRVDGNEEEQREEDEDEGKKSQFGRFVLRVKDSQEKDGFTITDMEIQLSSECRTVRHYWFTSWPDHHIPQCTAPVLGLVEEVESYSRSLLPPSSQPITDSVPGPGPIIVHCSAGIGRTGCFIASSISCQQLRETGQVDILETVCQLRLDRGGMIQTTEQYQFLYYTLAQYSSKLQLDQEQNQNQLNPEDSVSIKLRNLHLDNTRHERN, encoded by the exons ATGTCGGCAGTTCACGCAGCCTCCCCTCCCCCCGAGGAACCGATCACACCCCCACCAATGACCACAACCCCTGGCAAGGCCTCGGGCCGCCTGCAAGAGAG GCGGGGCTCCAATCTGTCGCTGCTACTTAATGTAAGCACGCTTGGGGAGGAGCCTTTGTGCTCTGTCTCCACCCCAAAGGAGGTGTGGCTTCAGCTGCTTCACACCTCCTCCCGACCGCTCATACACGCCCTCCTGCAGCAAGCGGCcgctgacacagacacactgaacgCCGAGTACCAG ggtTACAACGGAGCCCCGAGGGCCTACATCGCCACCCAGGGGCCGATGGTGCACACTGTGGGGGACTTCTGGGACATGGTGTGGCAGGAGAGGAGCAGCATCATTGTCATGATCACCAGACTCAAGGAGAACAACGAG AAATGCGAGCTGTACTggcctcagccgagggacacgACGTCGACGAGGGTGAAGAGGGTCGATGGAaatgaggaggagcagagggaagaggatgaagacgaGGGAAAGAAGAGTCAATTCGGCAGATTCGTCCTCAGAGTGAAAGACAGCCAAGAGAAAGATGGGTTCACGATCACCGACATGGAGATCCAG TTATCTTCAGAGTGTCGTACTGTCAGACACTACTGGTTCACTTCTTGGCCCGACCACCACATCCCACAATGCACCGCTCCTGTGTTGgggctggtggaggaggtggagtcgTACAGCAGGTCCCTCCTACCGCCCAGCTCCCAGCCAATCACAGACTCCGTCCCCGGCCCTGGACCAATCATCGTCCACTGCAG tgcAGGTATCGGCAGGACAGGTTGTTTCATAGCGAGCAGCATCAGTTGTCAGCAGCTCAGAGAAACTGGTCAGGTTGACATCCTGGAGACGGTTTGTCAGCTTCGACTCGACAg GGGCGGGATGATCCAAACCACCGAGCAGTACCAGTTCCTGTACTACACTCTGGCCCAGTACAGCTCCAAACTACAGCTGGACCAG gagCAGAATCAGAACCAGCTGAACCCAGAGGACAGCGTCAGCATAAAGCTACGCAACCTCCATCTGGACAACACACGACACGAGAGGAACTGA